ATTCACAAACAGAATGTACAACAGCCTTTCGAAGCCGGTGACAGATGCTGAAATTAAACATGCAGTCAAAGCTATCAAAAGCGACAGTGCACCGGGGATAGATGGCATGACAGGTCAGTTATTTCAAAGATACCGGAGCATCACGGGTGCACAAGTGACCAAGGAGGTGAAAGAGTTCTTTGAGTCTGGAGTGATGCCGACAGACTGGAACCATACTCAACAATGCTTGTTACCAAAGGTGCCCAATGCAAAACAAATGAAGGATCTGAGACCAATTAGTCTTTTCTCGGTGGTGTATAAAATCATCTTGAAAGTGTTGAGCAACAGGCTAAAGGGTATCCTACCTCGGATTTTCTCTCCGACCCAAGGAGCCTTTGTTGCAGGTCGGTTGACTTCAGATAATCTTCTAACAGCGCATGAGATGATTCATGGTCTCAAGACGAACCCCAACTGTAGAGGAGATTATATAGCTATAAAGACAAATATTTCTAAAGCTTATGACAAAGTGGAGTGGGATTTCTTGGAGACTTTGTTCGCAAAGTTGGGGTTTGCTGGGCGTTGGATTGAGTGGGTAATGAGCTGCGTTCGGTCAGTCTCATAAACGGTCCTCTTGAATGAAAAATCATTTGGACATATCACTCCTGAGAGAGGTATAAGACAGGGAGATCCCCTCTCCCCGTTCTTGTTTATTCTTTGCGCTGAAGCTCTTGTACATGTGATGGACAGAGCAGAACAAAATGGGTCACTTACAGGCATGAAGTTGACGAGGAACTGCCCTTCTGTTCAGCATTTTCTTTTTGCAGATGACAGTATGTTCCCATGTAAAGCCAGTTTATGTGAATGTACTGAGTTAATAAGATGCTTGAAGCTGCATGAAGACTCCTCGGATCAGGTTATAAACTTCCAGAAGTCAGCGATCTCGTTTGGTGCTAATATTGATCCGGTTATGAGGAGGTTGTTGGCTGAGATTCTACAGATTGAAAACAAAGGTGGCAATGGGAACTACTTGGGTTTACTTGAATGCTTCTTGGGTTCAAAACATAAACTGCTTGCTTTCATTGGTGAGAAACTTAACGAGAGATTACGAGGTTGGTTTGCCAAAAAGCTTTCCCATGGAGGAAAGGAGGTGCTCCTCAATTCTATTGCTATGGTGCTCCCGGTGTACGCGATGTCATGTTTCCGCTTGACTAAACACCATTGCCAAAAGATTATGAGTGAAATGGCCAGCTTCTGGTGGGCTGAAGATGGTGACAAAAAGAAGATTCATTGGATTGCTTGGAAAAATATATGTGTACCAAAGGACAAAGGTGACTTGGGTTTCAGGGATATAGAAGATTTCAACCAAGGTCTATTGGCAAAACAAGCATGGAAGCTGCATAATGAGCCTAATAGCTTACTGATGAGGGTCTACAGAGGTCGCTATTACTCTGCATcgagcttcttggaatgtggtAAGGGCTAAGTATCTTGGTTGGCAGAGATCTATCGAGGAAAGGACTAGTTAAATCCATTGGAGATGGGAAAAATACCTACGTATGGTCTGATAAATGGATACTCTATGATGTTCCTCGAAGACCTGTGAATAAACAAATTTCTATGGATGTAAATTTGCGGGTTTCAGAGCTGATAGGAGATGATGGGAAATGGAAAATAGATACACTGGAGGAACTATTCCCACCAAATGAAGTTCAACGTATCAAGCAGATCATACTGGGTAACATGGATGACAAGGAGATTTGGGCCTTTAATAAGGCTGGAGACTACTCAGTTAAAAGTGGATGTTCGCTGCTAAGGAAACTAGCTGAGAATGCGGGAGAAGAAGGTATGGTGCATGATCAGGCTATGATTGAGCTGAAGAAACAAATATGGAGAATGAGAACTATCCCCAAGATTCGAACGTTTGTATGGCGTGCAGCATCGGGGGCCCTAGCGGTAGCAGAACGTCTTACGGCCCATGGCATGCCTGTGGAGATGACATGTATGTTATGCCACCAAGGGATAGAGACAATTGAGCATGTTCTGTTTCAGTGCACAAAGGCACAAGAGCTCTGGAGTGAGTTTGATCTAACCTCGGGCCATTCCTTTCATGCTGGTACACTCACAGAGTTGTTGAATGAATGTATGCGGCTTATGAAGGATGAAAAGATAGAACATACAAGAAGAAGAGCGATCCCCTGGATGCTATGGACGATATGGAAAAATAGAAATAGCTTAATCTATGCTGAATTTCAAGTATCTCACTCTCTCTTGGTATAAACAGCGTTAGAAGAAGAAACATTATGGCATGAGTTGAATAGAGTAGAGAGCAGTGGCATTACAATGCCTAATGACCTAGGGGTGCCAAAGTAGTGGACTCCACCAACGCCTGGACTTGTGAAGTGCAACTTTCAATACGAGCTGGAGGAATAATAGATACCACTCAAGAGGAGTTTGGATCACAAGGGATCATATGGGAGCAGTGGGTATGCACGCAAGAGACGCTTTTGCTCCATCACCGGATAAATTATCGGCCGAAATTGAATGTTTACTATGGGTCCTTCGTAGTCTGAGAGATTTGCGGCTAGAAGAAGTTATTATAGGTACAGACTCTTCGAGCTTATTGGAAGCTATAAAGAACCCGTCACGTTGGCCACGGTACAGAGGGTTTCTTAGCCACATTGCTGCAGTTTGCACTGAATTTGAAGTGATTGCCTTTGAAGTGGAATCAAGTGAGTCCAATCAGGTGGCGAGAAAGATAGCTAAGAGTGTTCTGCGAGATGGACAGTTCCAGTCTTACCTGCAATGGGAGGACCATTGTGGTTACCTGATCTCATCCGAACTGAGGTTACAATCGTTAGTTCTTATACCGTTCCCTTAGGGTGAGCTAATGTAGGCCTTGGTTTTTGTTGATGCTTTTATTGTTGGCTTGGgccgtttgattctgatttgcAGTTTGTAAACTTGACTTTGGATTCCAATtctttgagttaaaaaaaaaaacatgtaccTCATAATATACTCCGTTGGGGTGAGGCCGCCAAATACGGTTCTCTAGGGATCATCACTAGCAGAATGAGATAACTTCTCTAATCCAGAAGTCACTGAGCGGTGAGATTTGTCAGCGTCAACGAAATATCCATCATGGTTCCATTTTGTCTGCTCGAGAACCCAAGACAAGTCGGGAATAAAACACCCAGTTGCCCCATGGTTCCCTTTAGTCTGCTTTTACAGGTTGCAAAGCAATACATGTTATTCTTTACTAACAAGTCGATACCATCCTCAATCAACTTTTGACTGCATAGATCCCTAAAAATGGCTCCAATCCCTATAAATTTCatcattaaacaaaaatattattagtatttaaattgaaaattaatatatatatatatatatatatcatttttaaaagtaaattttaaatttattatcatCTTTTGCTTCATGGACATGTGTTGGTAATAGCTTTGCCATATAAACGGTAAGAGTTGCTGCATTAATATGTGACAATCTTGGCTCTTTATACCATAAAATTTCTGGTGTTGCTCTTTGCATCTTCAAAACATCGAcaccagtgtttttaaaaccggactgGCTAGTGAACCTGAAATTTTTTTGGGTCATGAGTCATTGTGGTTCGACCGGGTTTGAACCGGGTTCGATCGGGTTTGACTGGATTAAACtgaatttaatgatattttataaacattatgcatattattataaaatagatcatatatatcaaataaaatgtttaaatagcCATAATGTttagaaaaacttaaaataacaattaatatttaacaaaaataataaaataatttaatagttcaaatataaaatcaatatgaaaagcaTATTTAAACTTTATTCCCAGATATTATCACTTTATATCTTCGTCAcctttttaagaaattatatacacataatgtaaaatttatattttaaaataaaaatttcacaaATGTAAATGTTACAATTATTAAAGTCTTCAAAACAAgtgattataaaataaaatttaaacaatgtgAGAAGTagacaaaaacaatatcttCACGTGAATATTAAACATTGTGAATCTTGTAATTTATAAGTTGTAGgacatcaaaagaaaaagacaagaggcgactttattaatttttaatatatcatatttttacttaaaaaggaagaaaaattaattgtttcattaataaaattttggtttatatacaGACCAGGTTTGGCCGGTTCATTGGGTCGGCGGTTCCCGGGTTTTTAGTGGTTCGATAGGAGTTTTTAACCGGTTCAATTTTAGTTGGGTTTTGGCATTAACCCGACCCGAGTTATTATCGGTTCATGGTTCAACCCGGCCCGACCACTAGTTTGGTTCGGGTTTAAAAACACTGATCGACACATATCAATCTGTGATATTTACGATAAAATTGTGTTTACACTTTTTCTTGACATTTAAAATTGTGCACAACGTTCtcaaaaatattcatttgtGTGTACGTCAAATCAAGGTTGTGCCTTAAAGACGATCTTTTCAATCTGGAAGCTCCCAAACTATGCTTTTTGTGCCAATTATGAGATGTTGTATATTCATCCAGCAAGTTAGCTGGACTGTGCCAATCTCCCCCAACTTTACATATCTCTTGAATATAATAATACTCAAACTGCTCTAACAAATCAGTTTTTGATTGATATGCAGGTCGATGAACATACACTACCTTGTTTTTCCTAAACAACTTTTTGTTCTAACGATATGTATGAAGTGGTAGATGAAGCATATGGtgccaatcaa
The nucleotide sequence above comes from Brassica napus cultivar Da-Ae chromosome A9, Da-Ae, whole genome shotgun sequence. Encoded proteins:
- the LOC125578115 gene encoding uncharacterized protein LOC125578115 codes for the protein MSYWKKTVNVKSSEPIRKLCQTLEIEGQKQYPDLQLLAALRMELEKACQEEESFWKQKYLLLEGMQTRFTNRMYNSLSKPVTDAEIKHAVKAIKSDSAPGIDGMTGQLFQRYRSITGAQVTKEVKEFFESGVMPTDWNHTQQCLLPKVPNAKQMKDLRPISLFSVVYKIILKVLSNRLKGILPRIFSPTQGAFVAGRLTSDNLLTAHEMIHGLKTNPNCRGDYIAIKTNISKAYDKVEWDFLETLFAKLGFAGRWIEWVMSCVRAEQNGSLTGMKLTRNCPSVQHFLFADDSMFPCKASLCECTELIRCLKLHEDSSDQVINFQKSAISFGANIDPVMRRLLAEILQIENKGGNGNYLGLLECFLGSKHKLLAFIGEKLNERLRGWFAKKLSHGGKEVLLNSIAMVLPVYAMSCFRLTKHHCQKIMSEMASFWWAEDGDKKKIHWIAWKNICVPKDKGDLGFRDIEDFNQGLLAKQAWKLHNEPNSLLMRVYRGRYYSASSFLECELIGDDGKWKIDTLEELFPPNEVQRIKQIILGNMDDKEIWAFNKAGDYSVKSGCSLLRKLAENAGEEGMVHDQAMIELKKQIWRMRTIPKIRTFVWRAASGALAVAERLTAHGMPVEMTCMLCHQGIETIEHVLFQCTKAQELWSEFDLTSGHSFHAGTLTELLNESLEEETLWHELNRVESSGITMPNDLGVPK